Proteins found in one Flavobacterium channae genomic segment:
- a CDS encoding carbon-nitrogen hydrolase family protein, translating to MEFKKFKAATVQTSPVFLNVEKTVDKAISFIKEASNNGAKLIAFPEVFIAGYPYWNWIMTPVQGSKWYEELYKNSVDVTGPEIKKLCLAAKDNDIHIVMGINERGKSYGEIYNTNLIIDNRGVIVGKHRKLVPTWAEKLTWSSGDGSSLKVYDTEIGPIGTLACGENTNTLARFTLLSQGELIHIANYISLPVAPPDYDMAEAIKIRAAAHSFEGKLFTIVSCSTISQEIKDALRADVPNVDELLDRKSSAFSGFIGPNGAVIGQPLIDEEGMVYADIDLAKCIQPKQMHDILGHYNRFDIFDLRVNTAPTRKITFINDHDEFNKR from the coding sequence ATGGAATTCAAAAAATTCAAAGCAGCAACCGTTCAAACGTCACCTGTATTTCTAAATGTAGAAAAAACAGTGGATAAAGCTATTTCTTTCATTAAAGAAGCTAGCAATAACGGCGCAAAATTAATCGCTTTTCCAGAGGTTTTTATCGCTGGATATCCTTACTGGAATTGGATTATGACTCCGGTTCAGGGTAGTAAATGGTATGAAGAATTGTATAAAAATTCGGTTGATGTTACAGGTCCAGAAATTAAAAAACTATGCTTAGCTGCTAAAGACAATGATATTCATATTGTGATGGGAATCAACGAACGAGGCAAAAGCTATGGCGAAATTTACAATACCAATTTAATTATTGATAATAGAGGCGTTATTGTTGGAAAACATAGAAAATTAGTTCCAACATGGGCTGAAAAACTAACTTGGTCTTCTGGTGATGGTTCTTCGTTAAAAGTTTACGACACTGAAATTGGTCCAATTGGAACTCTTGCTTGTGGCGAGAACACGAACACTTTAGCGCGTTTTACGCTACTTTCTCAAGGTGAATTGATTCATATTGCGAATTATATTTCACTTCCAGTAGCACCACCCGATTACGACATGGCGGAAGCAATTAAAATTCGTGCTGCTGCGCATTCTTTCGAAGGAAAACTATTTACAATCGTTTCTTGCTCTACAATTTCGCAAGAAATTAAAGATGCTTTACGAGCTGATGTCCCAAATGTTGATGAATTATTGGATAGAAAAAGTTCTGCTTTCTCTGGATTTATTGGTCCAAATGGTGCTGTTATTGGGCAACCATTAATTGATGAAGAAGGAATGGTTTATGCCGATATTGATTTAGCAAAATGTATACAACCGAAACAAATGCACGATATTTTAGGGCATTACAATCGATTTGATATTTTCGATTTACGAGTAAACACTGCTCCGACTCGAAAAATCACTTTTATAAACGATCACGACGAATTTAACAAAAGATAA
- a CDS encoding acyl-CoA thioesterase translates to MSQFTKQEKVRFQHVDYAGIVFYPRFLEMLNCLVEDWFEEALDRPFSKMHETNGIPTVDLKIQFKNAARLGEMLTKKLWVKELKNSSILCGFQFVNESKNTVLEGEVTLVNVAFNPERNGIKAEPFSEEMKTKIMNYQL, encoded by the coding sequence ATGAGTCAATTCACAAAACAAGAAAAAGTACGTTTCCAACATGTTGATTATGCTGGAATTGTCTTCTATCCCCGATTTTTAGAAATGCTAAATTGCTTAGTAGAAGATTGGTTTGAAGAAGCTTTAGATCGTCCTTTTTCAAAAATGCACGAAACCAATGGAATTCCAACGGTTGATTTAAAAATTCAATTCAAAAATGCTGCTCGTTTAGGTGAAATGTTAACCAAAAAATTGTGGGTAAAAGAATTAAAAAACTCTTCTATTCTTTGCGGATTTCAGTTTGTAAATGAATCTAAAAACACCGTTTTAGAAGGCGAAGTTACTTTAGTCAACGTTGCTTTCAACCCGGAAAGAAACGGTATCAAAGCCGAACCTTTTAGTGAAGAAATGAAAACAAAAATTATGAATTACCAATTATGA
- a CDS encoding AMP-binding protein, with product MKDNFAHNSLSALELQPEYTFLDLPQFQQPEMLNCVDKLLDNHIREGRGNNSCIRTFEETWTYQDLYEKANQIAHVLVDDLGLKSGNRVLIRSANNPMMVACWFAILKAGGIVVATMPLLRCKELTTIIDCAEISHVLCDKELEEEIHLVKLDFLKQTCFYGNSQLEELMASKPKTFDNYHSKSDSIALIGFTSGTTGLPKMTAHYHRDILNICEAFPNYSLQPTQNDIFTGSPPLGFTFGLGGLVLFPMYFGASTFLIEKPSPDLLLKAIQDFKITICFTAPTAWRIITTKVQDYDISSLRKCVSAGETLPLKVWQDWYDTTGLKIIDGIGATEMLHIFISSNEENMKPGATGKAITGYEAKIIDKQGNELPRNEAGRLAVRGITGCKYLNREEKQREYVENGWNITGDIFRQDEEGYFHFVARGDDMIISSGYNIAAIEVESVLLTHEDILECAVVGLPDEERGMLVCAHIVLHDYTKATDTMKNSIQHWFKEVAAPYKYPRVINFVECLPKTETGKIQRFKLK from the coding sequence ATGAAGGATAATTTCGCTCATAATAGCTTATCAGCTCTGGAATTACAACCAGAATATACCTTTTTGGATTTACCGCAATTCCAACAACCAGAAATGTTGAATTGTGTGGATAAATTACTAGATAATCATATTCGAGAAGGTCGTGGAAATAATAGTTGTATTCGTACGTTTGAGGAGACTTGGACGTATCAAGATTTGTATGAAAAAGCGAATCAAATTGCTCATGTTTTGGTCGATGATTTAGGTTTGAAATCAGGTAATCGTGTTTTAATTCGTTCGGCTAATAATCCGATGATGGTTGCGTGTTGGTTCGCCATTTTAAAAGCGGGAGGAATTGTCGTGGCAACCATGCCATTACTTCGTTGCAAAGAATTAACTACCATTATCGATTGTGCTGAAATCTCACATGTATTGTGTGATAAGGAATTGGAAGAAGAAATACATTTAGTTAAATTAGATTTTCTAAAACAAACCTGTTTTTATGGCAATTCACAATTGGAGGAATTAATGGCTTCTAAACCGAAAACTTTCGATAACTATCATTCCAAATCGGATTCAATTGCTTTGATTGGCTTCACTTCTGGAACTACGGGTTTACCTAAAATGACAGCACATTATCACAGAGATATTTTGAATATTTGCGAAGCATTTCCAAACTATTCTTTACAACCCACACAAAACGATATCTTCACGGGAAGTCCACCATTAGGATTTACTTTTGGTTTGGGCGGATTGGTATTATTTCCAATGTATTTCGGAGCTTCCACATTTTTAATTGAAAAACCTAGTCCAGATTTATTATTGAAAGCAATTCAAGATTTTAAAATAACGATTTGCTTTACTGCTCCTACTGCATGGCGTATTATCACCACAAAAGTGCAAGATTACGATATTTCGAGTTTAAGAAAATGTGTATCTGCAGGCGAAACTTTGCCATTGAAAGTATGGCAAGATTGGTATGATACTACGGGTTTAAAAATCATAGACGGCATTGGTGCTACCGAAATGTTACATATTTTTATTTCATCCAATGAAGAGAACATGAAACCGGGCGCTACAGGAAAAGCCATTACTGGTTACGAAGCCAAAATCATTGACAAACAAGGCAACGAATTACCAAGAAACGAAGCTGGAAGACTAGCCGTTCGTGGAATTACAGGTTGTAAATACTTAAATCGAGAAGAAAAACAAAGAGAATACGTAGAAAACGGTTGGAACATCACAGGCGATATTTTCCGTCAAGATGAAGAAGGATATTTTCATTTTGTAGCTCGTGGCGATGATATGATCATTTCTTCGGGTTATAATATTGCGGCAATTGAAGTAGAATCCGTACTTTTAACCCACGAAGATATCTTGGAATGTGCCGTGGTTGGCTTACCTGATGAAGAACGAGGAATGTTAGTCTGTGCGCATATTGTATTACACGATTATACTAAAGCGACAGATACAATGAAGAATAGTATTCAACACTGGTTCAAAGAAGTAGCTGCTCCATATAAATATCCAAGAGTGATTAATTTCGTAGAATGTTTACCGAAAACGGAAACTGGAAAAATACAGAGATTTAAGTTGAAATAA
- a CDS encoding four helix bundle protein, translating to MKNDNVVQIKSYAFAVRIIKVFKYLSEQKKEFVLSKQLLRCGTSIGANIEEAIGGQSGKDFFAKLTISYKEARETHYWIRLLKDTDYLSIEEADSLLKDVDELLRIIGSIQKTLRNS from the coding sequence ATGAAAAATGATAACGTTGTTCAAATAAAAAGTTATGCGTTTGCGGTACGAATAATTAAGGTTTTTAAATATTTATCTGAACAGAAAAAAGAGTTTGTTTTAAGTAAACAACTTCTAAGATGTGGAACTTCTATTGGTGCTAATATTGAAGAAGCTATTGGAGGACAATCAGGAAAAGATTTTTTCGCCAAATTAACCATATCCTATAAAGAAGCAAGAGAAACTCATTATTGGATTAGATTATTAAAAGATACTGATTATTTATCAATTGAAGAAGCAGACAGCTTACTTAAAGATGTTGATGAGTTACTTAGAATAATTGGTTCTATTCAAAAAACGTTACGTAATTCGTAA
- a CDS encoding oxidoreductase, whose translation MKITVIGGGPGGLYFSILTKKAMPHCQIDIYERNKPDDSFGFGVVFSDETLGEFLKRDMQSYELIRSKFAYWDDIIVARDGEEVSIAGNGFCGCSRKTLLKLLHQRCTEEGVNLHFEQNVEDLSQFADSDIILASDGIASAVRTKYEKEFGTKIELKKNRFVWLGSTKPLDAFTYFFRSTPQGTIVAHTYQYEEGMSTWIFECSEETWQKHGFEVTNEEDTMTKIAEIFKDELDGHPLISNKSHWRQFPHVTNQNWYHNNIVLLGDAKATAHYSIGSGTKLAMDCAIGLSDAVIANPNNVQAAFEQYDKTRRNTVEMIQYAAVVSLDWFENMDRHIQHPFQQFAFGCMTRSKKVTYENLRLRDSSFTDKVLNEFYQEQLASSASANSSNKNALPEVLEGKSAAFTPFKLRELELPNRIVMAPMGQYTATEGLVSDWHLVHYGSRATGGVGLIITEMTAISETGRITDGCAGIYTKEQLYQWKKITDFIHDNTSSKIGIQLGHSGRKGATKKPWEGNGPIENNWNLISASPIPFNDNFATPKEMTLEDMAEIKAQFVQATKNANEAGFDMIELQAHHGFLLASFLSPLTNIRTDEFGGNIENRLKYPLEVFKAIREVFPTEKPISVRISATDWAENGISEQEVITIATAFKNAGADIINVSTGNTVAGQKPLTGRMWQTPFSDAVRNTVHIPTITAGYIQDIDQINTIILNGRADLVALGRPLLLDSNFVRNAQAYEQFQANDIPNQYKMGVSHLYPLKAAERKQMEGMKKALKPKSNKK comes from the coding sequence ATGAAAATAACAGTTATAGGTGGTGGTCCAGGCGGATTATATTTCTCAATATTAACCAAAAAAGCAATGCCTCATTGCCAGATTGATATTTACGAACGCAACAAACCTGATGATAGTTTTGGTTTTGGCGTTGTTTTTTCAGATGAAACCTTAGGTGAATTTCTAAAACGCGATATGCAATCGTATGAACTTATTCGTAGCAAATTTGCCTATTGGGATGATATTATTGTGGCTCGCGATGGTGAAGAAGTAAGTATTGCTGGAAACGGTTTTTGCGGTTGTTCACGAAAAACATTATTAAAATTATTACATCAACGTTGTACAGAAGAAGGTGTAAATCTTCACTTTGAACAAAATGTTGAGGATTTATCACAATTCGCAGATTCTGACATTATTTTGGCTTCAGATGGAATTGCAAGTGCTGTTCGAACAAAATATGAAAAAGAATTTGGTACAAAAATCGAATTAAAGAAAAACAGATTCGTTTGGTTAGGTTCTACAAAGCCTTTAGATGCTTTTACTTATTTTTTCAGAAGTACACCTCAAGGAACCATTGTTGCGCATACCTATCAATATGAAGAAGGAATGAGTACTTGGATTTTTGAATGTAGTGAAGAAACTTGGCAAAAACACGGTTTTGAAGTTACAAATGAAGAAGATACAATGACTAAAATCGCAGAAATCTTCAAAGACGAATTAGACGGACATCCGCTGATATCCAATAAATCGCATTGGAGACAATTTCCACATGTAACGAATCAAAATTGGTATCATAACAACATTGTTTTATTAGGTGATGCCAAAGCTACAGCCCACTACTCTATTGGTTCAGGAACCAAATTAGCAATGGATTGTGCTATTGGATTATCGGATGCTGTAATTGCGAATCCAAATAATGTGCAAGCTGCTTTTGAACAATATGATAAAACTAGAAGAAATACAGTAGAAATGATTCAGTATGCTGCCGTAGTTTCGTTAGATTGGTTTGAAAATATGGATCGTCACATTCAACATCCATTCCAACAATTTGCGTTTGGTTGTATGACACGCTCTAAAAAAGTAACGTATGAGAATTTACGTTTGAGAGATAGTTCGTTTACCGATAAAGTATTGAACGAATTTTATCAAGAACAATTGGCTTCGAGTGCCTCAGCCAACAGTTCAAATAAAAATGCGTTGCCTGAGGTTCTCGAAGGCAAAAGCGCTGCATTTACTCCTTTTAAATTACGAGAATTAGAACTCCCAAATCGCATCGTTATGGCGCCAATGGGACAATATACTGCAACAGAAGGTTTAGTTTCTGATTGGCATTTGGTACATTATGGAAGTCGCGCTACTGGTGGTGTTGGTTTAATCATTACCGAAATGACCGCCATTTCTGAAACCGGAAGAATCACGGACGGTTGTGCTGGAATTTATACTAAGGAACAATTATACCAATGGAAAAAAATAACTGATTTTATTCATGATAATACTTCAAGTAAAATCGGAATTCAATTAGGTCATTCGGGACGAAAAGGCGCAACAAAAAAACCTTGGGAAGGAAACGGACCAATTGAAAATAATTGGAATTTAATTTCCGCTTCTCCTATTCCATTTAATGACAATTTCGCTACTCCAAAGGAAATGACTTTGGAAGATATGGCAGAAATTAAAGCGCAATTTGTTCAAGCTACAAAAAATGCAAACGAAGCAGGCTTTGATATGATCGAATTGCAAGCACATCACGGCTTTTTATTAGCTTCTTTCTTATCACCATTAACTAATATTCGTACGGATGAATTTGGTGGAAACATCGAAAATCGTTTAAAATATCCATTAGAAGTATTTAAAGCCATTCGCGAAGTATTTCCAACTGAAAAACCAATTTCAGTGCGAATTTCAGCAACCGATTGGGCAGAAAATGGAATTTCAGAACAAGAAGTAATCACTATTGCTACTGCTTTCAAAAATGCTGGAGCAGACATCATCAATGTTTCAACAGGAAATACAGTGGCAGGTCAAAAACCATTAACGGGAAGAATGTGGCAAACGCCTTTTTCGGATGCCGTTCGAAATACTGTTCATATTCCAACTATAACCGCTGGCTACATTCAAGATATCGACCAAATCAATACGATTATTCTAAACGGAAGAGCTGATTTAGTCGCTTTAGGAAGACCATTATTGTTGGATTCTAATTTCGTAAGAAACGCGCAAGCTTACGAACAATTTCAAGCAAATGATATTCCAAATCAATATAAAATGGGCGTTTCACATTTGTATCCGCTAAAAGCTGCTGAAAGAAAGCAAATGGAAGGAATGAAAAAAGCATTAAAACCTAAAAGTAATAAGAAGTAA
- a CDS encoding SRPBCC domain-containing protein gives MSPDQLEIKCAMQIQKTINEVFEAIVNPEKMANYFIATSTGRMEEGTNIIWKFPEFDFECPVKVEKIENNKYVSFYWENSGIDLLVEITLSEKENNSTLVTITEKSMENTEAGLKWLSGNSFGWSNFLSCLKAYLEYGINLRKGAFDFMKK, from the coding sequence ATGAGTCCTGATCAATTAGAAATAAAATGTGCAATGCAAATTCAAAAGACAATTAATGAAGTTTTTGAAGCTATTGTAAATCCAGAAAAAATGGCCAATTATTTCATTGCAACTAGTACAGGAAGAATGGAAGAAGGCACCAATATCATTTGGAAATTCCCTGAATTTGATTTTGAATGCCCTGTTAAAGTAGAAAAAATAGAAAACAATAAATACGTTTCATTCTATTGGGAAAATTCCGGAATCGACTTATTAGTAGAGATTACGCTTTCAGAAAAAGAAAACAATTCAACTTTAGTTACCATTACTGAGAAAAGCATGGAGAATACTGAAGCAGGTTTAAAATGGCTTTCTGGAAATTCATTCGGTTGGTCTAACTTTTTAAGTTGTTTAAAAGCATATTTAGAATACGGAATCAATTTGCGTAAAGGCGCTTTTGATTTCATGAAAAAATAA
- a CDS encoding flavin reductase family protein → MQFDIKNTESSALYKLLTGTVIPRPIGWISSVDSNGINNLAPFSFFNVVSEDPPHVMFSTVRTGNKNKDTLNNILYNKQFVVNLVTEDVVEQMNTTSQSVSSDVDEFQLAGVTPIDSIYVTPKRVKESLVHFECEMVHHYFIENHQNGGACIIIGKIITIHIDDSILMENHRINLETYKPVARLAGSNYSKLGEIFSIKRG, encoded by the coding sequence ATGCAATTCGATATAAAAAATACCGAATCTTCGGCATTATATAAACTTTTAACTGGTACAGTAATTCCAAGACCTATTGGATGGATTTCCTCAGTTGATTCAAACGGAATTAACAATCTTGCTCCTTTTTCTTTTTTTAATGTAGTAAGTGAAGATCCTCCACACGTAATGTTTTCAACCGTAAGAACTGGAAATAAAAACAAAGACACTCTAAATAACATTCTTTATAACAAGCAATTTGTTGTCAATTTAGTTACTGAAGATGTGGTTGAACAAATGAATACCACATCGCAAAGTGTATCTTCTGATGTTGATGAATTCCAATTAGCTGGAGTTACTCCAATTGATTCTATTTACGTTACACCAAAACGCGTTAAAGAAAGTTTAGTTCATTTTGAATGTGAAATGGTACATCATTATTTTATCGAAAATCATCAAAATGGTGGTGCTTGTATTATTATTGGTAAAATTATTACCATACATATTGACGATTCAATTTTAATGGAAAATCACAGAATTAATTTAGAAACCTACAAACCTGTTGCTCGTTTAGCAGGTTCTAATTATAGCAAACTAGGTGAAATATTCTCAATTAAAAGAGGTTAA
- a CDS encoding IS1/IS1595 family N-terminal zinc-binding domain-containing protein has product MEILFCPKCQSNTIVKSGIIKDRQRYLCKTCNYYFTVNKLGKKIDDYYVTKALQLYLEGLSFREIERIIGVSHVSISNWVKEFKIKKPPHPNYHPTYKIFKHNELVEYLQNKEQLSGAGMIITELGDKFMLIKWERFKD; this is encoded by the coding sequence ATGGAAATTTTGTTTTGCCCTAAATGTCAAAGTAACACCATTGTTAAAAGTGGAATAATAAAAGATAGACAACGTTATTTATGCAAAACTTGTAACTATTATTTCACAGTCAATAAATTAGGTAAGAAGATAGATGATTACTATGTAACTAAAGCGCTTCAACTGTATTTAGAGGGTTTAAGTTTTAGAGAGATTGAACGAATTATAGGCGTTTCGCATGTTTCTATTAGTAATTGGGTAAAAGAGTTTAAAATTAAGAAACCACCACATCCAAATTACCATCCTACTTATAAGATTTTTAAGCATAATGAGTTGGTAGAATATCTTCAAAACAAAGAACAATTATCTGGTGCGGGTATGATTATTACAGAACTAGGAGATAAGTTTATGCTAATAAAATGGGAACGTTTTAAAGATTAG
- a CDS encoding DUF4212 domain-containing protein — protein sequence MSDQKHATAYWKENLRYLLILLSIWFAVSYGAGILFKDALNEIKLGGFPLGFWFAQQGSIYVFVILIFVYVRLMNKLDKKYGFDE from the coding sequence ATGAGTGATCAAAAACACGCTACGGCATATTGGAAGGAAAATTTAAGATACCTTCTAATATTATTGAGTATTTGGTTCGCTGTTTCATATGGAGCAGGAATTCTATTCAAAGACGCATTAAATGAAATCAAATTGGGAGGATTTCCATTAGGATTTTGGTTTGCACAACAAGGTTCAATCTATGTCTTTGTTATTTTAATATTTGTTTATGTTCGTTTAATGAACAAACTAGACAAAAAATATGGTTTTGACGAATAA